A genome region from Flavobacterium sp. includes the following:
- a CDS encoding sensor histidine kinase, translating to MAIWSGRLYLLIFAFLSFGLQAQIENKKKTFVVKKMPSLKQDPKILALYDLYNKGDEKKAYKKAHLLLKSKADNRSISSTNLLLAYYFNKRAVIDSSIYYTNQALKFNTVVNDSLKSRLFSLGYNLLAINYQKKGLLNESKKWHLKGIEASQKYNEKNLFYTHMHGLAQTYNELGDYDNALKLFKQCLECKDDNEIILGSYINIGDIYSKLKDYDNANIFYKKGKVLSEKTNNNQGRVIILLGLGENYKLQNKPQEALKVFQEAQLIADKSELNQLSIVCRSSIGDTFILMKKYSDAKLIFSEALQKSVHFGLLQNQSYIYDELRKIAILQDDYKSAYSFFEKSARIKDSITNLQKIKEINELEVKYKTAQKQKEIEALKFENEAKKLVLANQEEAIKNMLLQEEISNKNNENTILAYQNSSNKKRNEISLLKKDQQLKSLEINQQKKIRWFTIIAFLVLLVPIIGLLFQYYKRFKVQHLLNIKQVEITSQKIDGILKDQELELIKASISGQDKERQRISQELHDSIGGNLAAIKLQVNHLNASNFTNIQKISLQLDETYQQVRSISHTLLPKKFSQNKFLEVLESYLKNISDASKIKISFIPYPKKEINELDEDIQIETFKIIQELLTNTIKHAKASEVEIQLNCIENIVNLLFEDNGVGFDAAKSEKGIGFINLENRIKKLNGSFVIDSKLKRGTIANIEIPVLETKSKNKIKGIDLRNQLDELKSN from the coding sequence ATGGCAATCTGGTCAGGAAGACTTTATTTATTGATCTTCGCCTTTTTATCGTTCGGTCTGCAGGCGCAGATTGAAAATAAAAAGAAGACTTTTGTTGTCAAAAAAATGCCTTCGCTTAAGCAAGATCCTAAAATTCTTGCTCTTTATGATTTATATAATAAAGGCGATGAAAAAAAAGCTTATAAAAAGGCGCATTTGCTTTTAAAATCGAAGGCTGATAATCGTTCTATTTCGAGTACAAATCTGCTTCTGGCTTATTACTTCAATAAAAGAGCTGTAATTGATTCTTCTATTTATTATACAAATCAGGCTTTAAAATTCAACACGGTTGTAAATGATTCTTTAAAAAGCCGGCTTTTTTCTTTGGGTTATAATTTACTGGCTATTAATTATCAAAAAAAAGGTTTATTAAATGAGAGTAAAAAATGGCATCTAAAAGGTATTGAAGCTTCTCAAAAATATAACGAAAAAAATCTTTTTTATACGCATATGCACGGCCTTGCCCAAACTTACAATGAACTGGGCGATTATGACAATGCTTTGAAATTGTTTAAACAATGCCTTGAATGCAAGGATGATAATGAAATTATATTGGGAAGTTATATCAATATCGGTGATATATATTCGAAGCTGAAGGATTATGACAATGCCAATATTTTTTATAAAAAAGGAAAAGTACTCAGCGAAAAAACCAATAACAATCAGGGACGCGTTATTATTTTATTGGGACTTGGCGAGAATTATAAATTGCAAAATAAACCTCAGGAGGCTTTAAAAGTTTTTCAGGAAGCTCAGCTAATAGCTGATAAAAGTGAATTGAATCAGTTGTCGATTGTTTGCAGAAGCAGTATTGGCGATACTTTTATTTTGATGAAAAAGTATAGTGATGCTAAATTGATTTTTTCTGAGGCGCTTCAAAAATCAGTTCATTTTGGACTCCTTCAAAATCAGAGCTATATTTATGATGAATTGCGAAAAATTGCCATTCTGCAGGATGATTATAAGAGTGCTTATTCGTTTTTTGAAAAATCGGCACGTATAAAGGATTCGATAACTAATCTTCAAAAAATAAAAGAGATTAACGAGCTGGAAGTGAAATATAAAACGGCTCAAAAGCAAAAAGAAATCGAGGCATTGAAGTTTGAAAATGAAGCTAAAAAACTGGTTTTGGCTAATCAGGAAGAGGCGATAAAAAATATGCTGCTTCAGGAAGAAATTTCGAATAAAAACAATGAAAATACGATTTTGGCGTATCAGAATTCATCAAACAAAAAACGAAATGAAATTTCTCTTTTAAAGAAAGATCAACAATTAAAATCTCTTGAAATTAATCAGCAGAAAAAAATAAGATGGTTTACTATTATTGCTTTTCTGGTTTTACTGGTTCCTATAATCGGGCTTTTGTTTCAGTATTATAAACGTTTTAAAGTTCAGCATTTGCTGAATATAAAACAAGTTGAAATCACTTCTCAAAAGATTGATGGAATTTTAAAAGATCAGGAATTAGAACTCATAAAGGCATCCATAAGCGGCCAGGATAAAGAGAGACAGCGTATTTCGCAGGAACTTCACGACAGCATTGGTGGAAATCTTGCGGCTATCAAACTTCAGGTTAATCATTTAAATGCTTCAAATTTTACTAACATTCAAAAAATCAGTCTGCAATTGGATGAAACCTATCAGCAGGTTCGCAGTATATCGCATACGCTTTTGCCGAAGAAATTCAGTCAGAATAAGTTTTTAGAAGTTCTCGAGTCGTATCTGAAAAATATCAGTGATGCGAGCAAGATTAAGATTTCTTTTATTCCGTATCCTAAAAAAGAGATTAATGAACTGGATGAAGATATTCAAATTGAAACTTTTAAAATTATTCAGGAACTTTTAACGAATACGATCAAACATGCAAAAGCTTCTGAAGTTGAGATTCAGCTGAATTGTATTGAAAATATTGTAAATCTTTTGTTTGAGGATAACGGAGTTGGTTTTGATGCAGCTAAATCTGAAAAAGGAATTGGTTTTATTAATCTGGAAAACCGAATTAAAAAGCTAAACGGCTCTTTTGTAATTGATTCTAAATTGAAACGCGGTACGATTGCTAATATCGAAATTCCGGTTTTAGAAACGAAATCTAAGAATAAAATAAAAGGCATTGATTTAAGAAATCAGCTTGATGAATTGAAAAGCAACTAA
- a CDS encoding alpha-glucuronidase family glycosyl hydrolase — protein sequence MTSLRFIFLFLLISFSASAQKDYKLWLQYNAVSNSAIISEYKNNLKEIVILGNSETIKIAEKELKTGFLDMLGNIPEIKQNVKGENNLIVGSESNLNTEIKNELKSDFDKINDEGFIIKSISIKNKRQIIITGKKDVAVLYGVFNFLRILQTNKSVKNLNIADSPKTNIRILNHWDNLDRTVERGYAGFSLWNWQKLPDFIDQRYIDYARANASIGINGTVLTNVNANALILTPQYLEKVEALANVFRPYGIKVYLTARFSAPIEIGNLKTADPKDPEVINWWKNKSAEIYKRIPDFGGFLVKANSEGQPGPQNYGRDHVDGANMLADAVAAFGGIIMWRAFVYSEHDANDRAKQAYAEFQPYDGKFKENVIVQVKNGAIDFQPREPFHPLFGAMPKTPLMMEFQITQEYLGFSTHLVFLPKLFQEVLESDTYQKGKGSTVAKVIDGTLYQNKLTGIAGVANIGNDLNWTGHPFAQANWYGFGRLAWNPYLDSETIADEWLRSTFSNDENFIKPVKDMMIESREAVVNYMIPLGLHHIMDTGHHYGPGPWVSNLSRPEWNPTYYHKADKNGIGFDRSKSGTNAVSQYAPEVARLFDNLETCPEKELLWFHHVSWDYKLKNGQTLWNGLALKYQEGVNQVAEMQNIWKKTEKYIDSERFNEVEMLLKIQYKEAKWWRDACLLYFQQFSEKELPAEVEKPTQTLEYFKSLKFPFAPGNG from the coding sequence ATGACGTCATTAAGATTTATTTTCCTCTTCCTTTTGATTTCTTTTTCGGCTTCAGCGCAAAAGGATTATAAATTGTGGCTTCAGTATAATGCTGTAAGTAATTCTGCTATAATTTCAGAATACAAAAATAACCTTAAGGAAATTGTTATTTTAGGAAATTCTGAAACCATAAAAATTGCAGAAAAAGAACTCAAAACAGGATTTTTGGATATGTTGGGAAATATTCCTGAAATCAAACAAAATGTAAAAGGAGAAAATAATCTTATTGTTGGCTCTGAATCGAATTTAAATACCGAAATCAAAAACGAATTAAAATCTGATTTTGATAAAATAAATGATGAAGGTTTTATCATAAAATCCATTTCCATTAAAAACAAAAGGCAAATTATTATTACAGGAAAAAAAGACGTTGCCGTTTTATACGGAGTTTTTAATTTCCTGAGAATATTGCAAACGAATAAATCGGTTAAAAATTTAAATATTGCTGATTCTCCAAAAACCAATATCAGAATCCTGAATCATTGGGATAATCTGGATAGAACTGTCGAACGTGGTTACGCTGGATTTTCACTTTGGAACTGGCAGAAACTCCCTGATTTTATCGATCAGCGTTATATTGATTATGCCAGAGCAAATGCTTCAATCGGAATCAACGGAACGGTTTTAACCAATGTAAATGCAAATGCTTTAATCCTGACTCCGCAATATTTAGAAAAAGTCGAAGCCTTAGCAAATGTTTTCAGACCTTATGGAATAAAAGTCTATTTAACCGCAAGATTTTCGGCGCCAATCGAAATAGGAAACTTAAAAACCGCCGATCCAAAAGATCCAGAAGTCATTAATTGGTGGAAAAATAAATCGGCTGAAATTTATAAACGAATTCCAGATTTTGGCGGATTTTTGGTAAAAGCCAATTCAGAAGGTCAGCCCGGTCCTCAAAATTACGGAAGAGATCACGTTGACGGCGCTAATATGCTTGCCGATGCAGTCGCTGCGTTTGGAGGCATAATTATGTGGAGAGCATTCGTGTATTCAGAACACGATGCAAACGATCGTGCAAAACAAGCTTACGCCGAATTTCAACCTTACGATGGAAAATTCAAAGAAAATGTAATCGTTCAGGTCAAAAATGGAGCAATTGATTTTCAGCCCAGAGAACCTTTCCATCCGTTATTTGGAGCGATGCCCAAAACGCCTTTAATGATGGAATTTCAAATTACACAGGAATATTTAGGTTTCAGTACACATTTGGTTTTTCTGCCAAAATTATTTCAGGAAGTTTTAGAATCTGATACGTATCAAAAAGGAAAAGGTTCAACTGTTGCCAAAGTAATTGACGGGACTTTATATCAAAATAAATTAACAGGAATCGCAGGTGTGGCCAATATTGGAAATGATTTAAATTGGACAGGTCATCCTTTTGCGCAGGCCAACTGGTACGGTTTCGGAAGATTGGCCTGGAATCCGTATTTAGATTCGGAAACCATTGCAGATGAATGGTTAAGAAGCACTTTTTCTAACGATGAAAATTTCATCAAACCAGTTAAAGATATGATGATAGAATCTCGCGAAGCTGTTGTTAATTATATGATACCTTTAGGTTTGCATCATATTATGGATACTGGTCATCATTATGGACCTGGACCGTGGGTTTCGAATTTGTCAAGACCAGAATGGAATCCGACGTATTATCATAAAGCAGATAAAAACGGAATTGGTTTCGACAGATCAAAATCAGGCACAAATGCCGTTTCTCAATACGCTCCAGAAGTTGCCAGACTTTTTGATAATTTAGAAACCTGTCCAGAAAAAGAGCTACTGTGGTTTCATCATGTTTCATGGGATTACAAATTGAAAAACGGACAAACGCTTTGGAATGGTTTAGCATTAAAATATCAGGAAGGCGTAAATCAGGTTGCAGAAATGCAGAATATCTGGAAGAAAACCGAAAAATATATAGACAGCGAACGTTTTAACGAAGTCGAAATGTTATTAAAAATTCAGTATAAAGAAGCAAAATGGTGGCGTGATGCGTGTCTGTTGTATTTTCAGCAGTTTTCAGAAAAAGAACTTCCTGCTGAAGTAGAAAAACCAACGCAGACTTTAGAGTATTTTAAATCATTGAAATTCCCATTTGCACCGGGGAATGGATAA
- a CDS encoding LacI family DNA-binding transcriptional regulator, which produces MEENKHVTIYDIAERLNLATSTISRALKDHHTISDKTIKKVKKTAEEMGFVPNTLAAGLRGNKTRTIGVLIPTVTQPFLSSLISGIEITAQKSDYTVIIMQSHDSYEEEVNMAKSLYSNRVSGVICSLAMETRDTAHFHQFSNNNIPLVFVDRVPKDYNTFRVVIDNYTAGYKATKHLIEQGCIRIAHLTAGSELGNLYNERKRGYIEALKDHNIDVEEELIINLNSVTYEDGVKASNALFDLKPIPDGLFAPGDILAVSAVQTAKKRGIKVPEEFKVIGFNNDPISQIIDPNLSTITHPAEKMGKAAAEIIIKNLKSSKNDDAKEITFLNTEVLARESSQK; this is translated from the coding sequence ATGGAAGAAAATAAACATGTAACGATTTATGATATTGCCGAAAGACTCAATTTGGCAACATCTACCATTTCACGAGCTTTAAAAGATCATCATACCATAAGTGATAAAACGATAAAGAAAGTGAAAAAAACCGCTGAAGAAATGGGCTTTGTTCCGAATACTTTGGCTGCAGGTTTGCGTGGAAATAAAACCAGAACCATTGGCGTTTTAATTCCAACTGTTACACAACCCTTTTTATCTTCCTTAATCAGCGGAATTGAAATTACAGCTCAAAAATCAGACTATACCGTAATCATCATGCAGTCGCACGATTCGTATGAAGAAGAAGTAAATATGGCGAAATCTTTATACAGCAATCGTGTAAGCGGTGTAATTTGTTCTCTCGCAATGGAAACCAGAGATACAGCACATTTTCATCAGTTTTCGAATAATAATATACCGTTGGTTTTTGTCGACAGGGTTCCGAAAGATTATAATACTTTTAGAGTTGTAATCGACAATTATACAGCAGGTTACAAAGCAACAAAACACCTTATCGAACAAGGCTGTATCCGCATTGCGCATTTAACAGCTGGTTCAGAATTAGGAAATTTATACAACGAAAGAAAAAGAGGTTACATAGAAGCCTTAAAAGATCATAATATCGATGTTGAAGAAGAATTGATTATCAATTTAAATTCAGTTACTTACGAAGATGGAGTAAAAGCCAGCAATGCGTTATTTGATTTGAAACCAATTCCTGACGGATTGTTTGCGCCCGGAGATATTTTGGCAGTTAGTGCCGTTCAGACTGCTAAAAAACGCGGCATCAAAGTTCCGGAAGAATTTAAAGTAATTGGTTTTAACAACGACCCAATTTCGCAGATTATCGATCCTAATTTGTCAACCATAACACATCCCGCAGAAAAAATGGGAAAAGCGGCGGCGGAAATTATTATCAAAAATCTGAAATCATCTAAAAACGATGATGCAAAAGAAATCACTTTCTTAAATACAGAAGTATTAGCCAGAGAATCTTCTCAGAAATAA
- the uxuA gene encoding mannonate dehydratase: MQQTMRWFGPNDNVKLIDIRQAGATGIVTALHQIPVGDVWTIEAIKERQEIIRNYGLEWSVVESLPVHEEIKRASGNYLQYIENYKICLQNLAECGIKIITYNFMPILDWVRTNHDFINEDGSKALLYNQDAFTFFDVFLLKRPNSENDYSDDEKEKAIQFGNQLSEDEKALLFKNVLLGLPGSKINFTEEQILSLLGNYTEIDNQKLRENLIYFLSEITPIAEQNEQKLAIHPDDPPFSVLGLPRIVSTEADLKAIFSAVPSIANGLCYCTGSLSADPKNNLEKIIDDFGDRIHFLHLRNTIRESETIFRESEHLNGDVNIEVIVEKILFLMNKTKISLPMRPDHGFLHRVDETKETYPGYSLTGRLKGLGELRGLEMGIGYKLNL; encoded by the coding sequence ATGCAGCAAACTATGCGATGGTTTGGTCCGAACGACAATGTCAAGTTAATTGATATTCGACAAGCAGGCGCAACAGGAATTGTAACCGCATTGCATCAAATTCCGGTTGGCGATGTGTGGACAATTGAAGCGATAAAAGAAAGGCAGGAAATCATTCGCAATTATGGTTTGGAATGGTCAGTTGTGGAAAGCCTTCCTGTTCATGAAGAAATCAAACGCGCTTCGGGAAATTATCTGCAATACATTGAAAATTATAAAATTTGCTTGCAAAATCTGGCGGAATGCGGCATCAAAATTATAACCTATAATTTCATGCCGATTTTGGATTGGGTCAGAACAAACCATGATTTCATTAACGAAGACGGAAGCAAAGCTTTACTGTACAATCAGGATGCGTTTACGTTTTTTGATGTTTTTCTTTTAAAAAGACCGAATTCAGAAAACGATTATTCTGATGACGAAAAAGAAAAAGCAATACAATTTGGAAATCAATTATCTGAAGACGAAAAGGCATTATTATTTAAAAATGTTTTGTTGGGATTACCGGGAAGTAAGATCAATTTTACAGAAGAACAGATTTTGTCTCTTTTAGGAAATTATACCGAAATCGATAATCAAAAATTAAGAGAAAACCTGATTTATTTTTTATCAGAAATAACGCCAATTGCAGAGCAAAATGAACAAAAATTAGCGATTCATCCAGACGATCCGCCGTTTTCGGTTTTAGGATTGCCAAGAATAGTTTCAACCGAAGCCGATTTGAAAGCTATTTTTAGCGCAGTTCCATCCATTGCAAACGGATTATGTTATTGTACAGGTTCATTAAGCGCTGATCCAAAAAATAATCTTGAAAAAATAATAGATGATTTTGGAGACCGAATTCATTTTTTACACTTGAGAAATACTATTCGCGAAAGCGAAACCATTTTTAGAGAATCAGAGCATTTAAATGGCGATGTCAATATAGAAGTTATTGTAGAGAAAATATTGTTCTTGATGAACAAAACAAAAATAAGTCTGCCAATGCGTCCCGATCATGGATTTCTGCATAGAGTTGATGAAACGAAAGAAACGTATCCGGGATATTCTTTGACAGGAAGATTAAAAGGTCTTGGTGAATTGCGAGGTTTAGAAATGGGAATTGGGTATAAATTGAATTTGTGA
- a CDS encoding response regulator transcription factor gives MKKINLLIADDHTMFLQGLISLLEQEPNITIVDKAVNGNQALEIVKKGIVDFIILDVSMPEMDGIELSKILKKEYPNVKILIVSTHSNVMIISRLIRIGVHGYLLKNAEKEELLKAINAIALGENYFAEELEEKHLSNSSKIEKQVSNLTELSSREKEILILIAHEYNTAEIAEKTFISLNTVNTHRRNLLSKLNAKNTAGLVKYAVENGLVD, from the coding sequence ATGAAAAAAATTAATCTTCTTATTGCTGACGATCACACGATGTTTCTTCAGGGGCTTATTTCTTTATTGGAACAAGAACCGAATATAACTATTGTTGATAAGGCTGTTAATGGAAACCAGGCTCTGGAAATAGTTAAAAAAGGTATTGTTGATTTTATTATTCTGGATGTAAGCATGCCGGAAATGGACGGTATTGAGCTGAGTAAAATTCTGAAAAAAGAATACCCTAATGTGAAGATTTTGATTGTAAGTACGCACAGTAATGTGATGATTATTTCGAGATTAATCAGAATTGGCGTGCATGGTTATTTATTGAAAAATGCTGAAAAAGAAGAGCTTCTAAAAGCGATAAATGCGATTGCTCTGGGAGAGAATTATTTTGCTGAAGAATTGGAAGAAAAACATCTTTCGAACAGTTCAAAAATCGAAAAACAGGTTTCTAATTTAACCGAACTGAGCTCGCGCGAGAAGGAAATTTTAATTTTGATTGCTCACGAATACAATACTGCTGAAATTGCTGAGAAAACTTTTATCAGCTTAAATACTGTAAATACGCACCGCCGCAATTTATTATCTAAACTGAATGCTAAAAATACGGCGGGGTTGGTAAAATATGCGGTTGAGAATGGTTTGGTTGACTAA
- a CDS encoding SDR family oxidoreductase, with amino-acid sequence MSKKTAIVTGGNSGLGFATAKKLCDNGITTYIIGRSKEKTEDACKEIGENAIPIIFDLNDLKGIPAMIESITKNGSIDILVNNAGINMKKEIPDVTDEDFLSIIHTNLLSVFAVSREVIKNMKANGSGSIINISSMASQYGIPKVIAYSSSKGAIEAMTRAMATELAPAGIRVNCIAPGFIKTKMSAAALDNDPERKNKVLGRTPMGYLGEPSDIADAVYYFALSESKYTTGTVLPVDGGNSIGF; translated from the coding sequence ATGAGCAAAAAAACGGCAATTGTAACCGGAGGAAATTCGGGATTAGGTTTTGCAACAGCAAAAAAACTTTGTGACAACGGAATCACAACTTATATAATAGGAAGATCAAAAGAAAAAACAGAAGACGCTTGTAAGGAAATTGGCGAAAATGCCATTCCCATAATCTTCGATTTAAATGATCTGAAAGGAATTCCTGCAATGATTGAAAGCATAACAAAAAATGGCTCGATTGATATTTTGGTAAACAACGCCGGAATCAACATGAAAAAGGAAATTCCAGATGTAACTGATGAAGACTTTCTTTCGATAATTCATACCAATTTACTGAGTGTTTTTGCGGTGAGCCGAGAAGTAATAAAAAATATGAAAGCCAATGGAAGCGGAAGTATAATCAATATCAGTTCGATGGCATCACAATACGGAATCCCAAAAGTAATTGCGTATTCGTCAAGCAAAGGCGCAATCGAAGCTATGACGCGTGCGATGGCAACAGAATTAGCTCCTGCAGGAATACGTGTAAACTGTATTGCTCCAGGGTTTATTAAAACTAAAATGTCGGCAGCAGCTTTAGATAACGACCCTGAAAGAAAAAATAAAGTGCTTGGAAGAACACCAATGGGCTATTTAGGCGAACCATCAGACATTGCAGATGCGGTTTATTATTTCGCTTTAAGCGAATCAAAATATACTACTGGTACGGTTTTGCCAGTTGATGGCGGGAATAGTATAGGGTTTTAA
- a CDS encoding PepSY-like domain-containing protein: MKTNIFLITAFLVMTISASAQKKIEVTELPKPAQEFLKKHFSHTSVVTAQKDPEHGEKGFEVKLKDGTEVEFWKDGSYREVDGDDNPIPTDFIPDNIKAYVAKNHPNEKITHIDYGHKDLDVDLTNKIDLEFTKDGKILKDKKNDVKK; encoded by the coding sequence ATGAAAACGAATATATTTTTAATAACAGCATTTTTGGTTATGACCATTTCGGCCAGTGCCCAGAAAAAAATAGAAGTAACAGAGCTGCCAAAACCGGCACAGGAATTTTTGAAGAAGCACTTTAGTCACACTTCGGTAGTAACAGCGCAAAAAGATCCCGAACATGGAGAAAAAGGTTTTGAAGTAAAACTCAAAGACGGAACAGAAGTAGAGTTCTGGAAAGATGGTTCGTACCGTGAAGTAGACGGCGATGACAATCCAATTCCAACCGATTTTATTCCGGATAACATTAAAGCGTATGTTGCTAAAAATCATCCGAATGAAAAAATAACGCACATCGACTATGGACACAAAGATTTGGATGTAGATTTGACGAATAAAATTGATTTGGAGTTTACCAAAGACGGTAAAATTCTAAAAGACAAAAAGAATGACGTCAAAAAATAA